The following proteins are encoded in a genomic region of Vibrio spartinae:
- the arsC gene encoding arsenate reductase (glutaredoxin) (This arsenate reductase requires both glutathione and glutaredoxin to convert arsenate to arsenite, after which the efflux transporter formed by ArsA and ArsB can extrude the arsenite from the cell, providing resistance.) — MIVIHHNPECGTSRNVLQIIQDAGYAPVIVEYLQDGWTRNQLMGLFAAANITPREALRTTKSPAKELGLLDENVADETLITAMLEHPVLVNRPIVCSPKGVKLCRPSEAVLDLLDKWPAGPYFKEDGEQILDAQGRLSERK; from the coding sequence CACAACCCTGAATGTGGTACATCGAGAAATGTTTTGCAGATCATTCAAGATGCGGGATATGCCCCGGTCATCGTGGAATATTTACAAGATGGCTGGACGCGAAATCAGCTCATGGGGCTTTTTGCAGCGGCGAACATCACGCCTCGTGAAGCGCTGAGAACAACAAAATCTCCTGCCAAAGAACTGGGATTACTCGATGAGAATGTCGCCGATGAAACCCTCATCACTGCCATGCTTGAACATCCGGTGTTAGTCAATCGGCCCATCGTCTGCTCCCCTAAGGGAGTCAAATTATGTCGACCAAGTGAAGCGGTGCTGGATTTACTCGACAAGTGGCCGGCTGGTCCATATTTCAAGGAAGATGGGGAGCAAATTTTGGACGCACAGGGGCGTTTATCGGAGCGTAAATAA
- the galK gene encoding galactokinase has product MSDCIQDVKKHFEQVLGYAPSHMIQAPGRVNLIGEHTDYNDGFVLPCAINYQTVVAAAKRNDNLVRVVSVDYDNAIDEFDLTQAITFQPDQMWANYIRGVIKCLLARGYQFCGVDIAVSGNVPQGAGLSSSAALEVVIGQTFKALFDLDISQAEIALNGQQAENEFVGCNCGIMDQMISAQGRENHAMLLDCRSLATEAVSMPEDMAVLIINSNKKRGLVDSEYNTRRQQCETAARLFGVKALRDVTIEQLYQRRAELDEVVAKRARHVITENERTLEAAQALRAHDMHRMGQLMAESHASMRDDFEITVKEIDTLVEIVKAVIGEQGGVRMTGGGFGGCVVALLPSTLVDTVKVAVEAKYEQATGLKESIYVCKAEEGAGLVESGW; this is encoded by the coding sequence ATGTCTGATTGTATCCAAGATGTGAAAAAACACTTTGAACAAGTGTTGGGCTATGCACCAAGCCATATGATTCAAGCCCCCGGTCGGGTGAACTTGATTGGTGAACACACTGACTACAATGATGGTTTTGTCTTGCCATGTGCGATTAACTATCAAACTGTGGTCGCCGCCGCAAAACGCAATGACAATCTGGTGCGGGTTGTATCGGTTGATTATGACAATGCCATCGATGAATTCGACCTCACTCAGGCGATCACATTTCAGCCAGATCAAATGTGGGCGAACTATATTCGCGGCGTTATCAAGTGCTTGCTGGCTCGCGGTTATCAGTTTTGTGGTGTTGATATTGCTGTCAGCGGCAATGTTCCTCAAGGGGCGGGATTAAGTTCGTCAGCGGCGCTTGAAGTGGTCATCGGACAGACGTTTAAAGCGCTTTTCGATCTTGACATCAGTCAGGCTGAAATCGCATTAAATGGTCAGCAAGCGGAGAACGAGTTTGTCGGTTGCAACTGCGGCATCATGGATCAAATGATTTCTGCGCAAGGTCGTGAAAACCACGCCATGCTATTGGATTGCCGGAGTCTGGCAACCGAAGCCGTATCGATGCCAGAAGATATGGCCGTACTCATCATTAACTCCAATAAAAAACGCGGTTTGGTAGACAGTGAATACAACACGCGTCGTCAGCAATGTGAAACCGCAGCGCGTCTTTTTGGGGTCAAAGCTCTGCGTGATGTGACTATTGAGCAATTGTATCAAAGACGCGCAGAACTTGATGAAGTCGTCGCTAAGCGTGCCCGTCACGTCATCACTGAAAATGAGCGGACGCTTGAAGCTGCCCAAGCACTGCGCGCCCATGATATGCACCGTATGGGGCAATTAATGGCGGAGTCACATGCGTCGATGCGTGATGATTTCGAGATCACCGTGAAAGAAATCGATACCTTAGTTGAAATCGTCAAAGCGGTGATTGGCGAACAAGGCGGGGTGCGAATGACCGGTGGCGGCTTTGGCGGCTGCGTCGTTGCGCTGCTCCCATCGACCTTGGTTGATACCGTCAAAGTGGCTGTTGAAGCGAAATATGAACAAGCAACCGGTCTCAAAGAATCCATTTACGTTTGTAAAGCAGAAGAGGGCGCCGGTCTTGTTGAAAGTGGTTGGTGA
- a CDS encoding UDP-glucose--hexose-1-phosphate uridylyltransferase — protein sequence MSNVEFNPVDHPHRRYNPLTGQWVLVSPHRAKRPWSGADEQPAMDQLPSYDEMCFLCPTNARISGDVNPDYQGTYVFNNDFAALMVDSPDAPESDSPLFKTQGVRGLSRVICFSPDHSKTLPELPVDSIRSVIDTWNEQIEALGKDYIWVQAFENKGESMGCSQPHPHGQIWANSFLPNEIARKDYHQRAYYQTHGSNLLVDYVQAERKDGSRTVVETEHWLALVPYWAEWPFETMLLPKTHIRRMNELSDAQRDDLAVAIKKLTSRYDNLFQCAFPYSMGWHYAPFFTEADAEGENIEHWQLHAVFYPPLLRSASVRKFMVGYEMLAEAQRDLTAEQAAQRLRDLSDVHYKAQ from the coding sequence ATGTCGAACGTTGAATTTAATCCTGTGGATCACCCACACCGCCGTTACAACCCACTGACGGGTCAATGGGTTTTAGTGTCACCTCATCGCGCAAAACGGCCTTGGAGTGGTGCCGATGAGCAACCTGCAATGGATCAATTACCCAGCTATGATGAGATGTGTTTCCTGTGCCCGACAAACGCGCGTATTTCTGGCGATGTGAACCCGGATTATCAAGGCACATATGTGTTCAACAATGATTTTGCCGCACTGATGGTGGATTCACCCGATGCGCCAGAGTCAGACAGTCCACTGTTCAAAACTCAAGGCGTTCGGGGTTTGAGCCGCGTGATCTGTTTTTCTCCTGATCACAGCAAAACCTTGCCAGAGCTTCCCGTGGACAGCATCCGCAGTGTGATTGATACGTGGAACGAGCAAATCGAAGCGCTCGGCAAAGACTACATTTGGGTTCAGGCGTTTGAGAATAAGGGCGAAAGCATGGGCTGCTCTCAACCGCATCCGCATGGCCAAATTTGGGCGAATAGCTTCTTACCGAACGAAATCGCGCGCAAAGATTATCACCAGAGAGCGTATTACCAAACGCATGGCAGCAACTTGTTGGTGGATTATGTTCAAGCTGAACGAAAAGACGGCTCGCGCACTGTCGTTGAAACTGAACACTGGCTCGCGCTGGTGCCTTATTGGGCTGAGTGGCCATTTGAAACCATGCTGCTGCCGAAAACCCATATCCGCCGCATGAATGAATTGAGTGATGCGCAACGTGACGATCTCGCCGTCGCGATCAAAAAGCTGACCAGCCGTTACGACAACCTATTCCAATGTGCTTTTCCCTACAGCATGGGGTGGCACTATGCGCCGTTCTTTACCGAAGCGGATGCGGAAGGGGAAAACATTGAACACTGGCAATTACACGCGGTGTTTTACCCGCCACTACTCCGCAGTGCGTCGGTGCGTAAATTCATGGTGGGTTATGAAATGTTGGCTGAGGCACAACGCGATCTCACCGCCGAACAAGCGGCGCAGCGTCTGCGTGACCTGAGCGATGTGCACTACAAAGCGCAATAA
- the galE gene encoding UDP-glucose 4-epimerase GalE, which yields MKVLVTGGMGYIGSHTCVRLIESGIEPIIIDNLSNAKVEVLSRIEALTGQQPLFYQGDVRDEVFLDSVFANHNIQAVIHFAGLKAVGESVAKPLEYYDNNVNGSFVLARCMRKAGVKSLVFSSSATVYGDPDTVPITEASPTGATTNPYGRSKYMVEQGLSDLFFAEGDWSITLLRYFNPVGAHPSGTMGEDPQGIPNNLMPFIAQVAIGRREYLSVFGHDYPTPDGTGVRDYIHVMDLAEGHIAALKTVGEQSGLHIYNLGTGKGSSVLDMVEAFSAACGQPVRYELCPRRPGDIAECWASTAKAERELGWQATRSVAEMTADTWHWQSKNPQGYSPA from the coding sequence ATGAAAGTTCTGGTGACAGGCGGAATGGGATATATCGGTAGTCACACGTGTGTCCGGCTCATTGAATCGGGTATCGAGCCAATCATTATCGATAATTTGTCTAACGCCAAAGTAGAAGTATTAAGCAGAATTGAAGCACTCACGGGCCAACAACCTTTGTTTTATCAAGGCGACGTCCGGGATGAAGTCTTCTTGGATTCAGTATTTGCAAACCACAATATTCAAGCGGTCATTCACTTTGCCGGTCTCAAGGCGGTGGGCGAGTCCGTTGCAAAACCGTTGGAATATTATGACAACAACGTCAACGGCTCATTCGTACTGGCGCGGTGTATGCGTAAAGCCGGTGTAAAAAGTCTGGTCTTTAGTTCTTCTGCCACTGTATACGGCGATCCTGACACGGTGCCGATTACCGAAGCATCACCGACCGGTGCAACCACTAATCCTTACGGGCGCAGTAAATACATGGTGGAACAGGGATTGAGTGACTTATTTTTTGCCGAAGGGGACTGGAGTATTACGTTGCTCCGTTACTTTAATCCGGTCGGTGCGCACCCCTCTGGCACGATGGGCGAAGATCCACAAGGCATCCCCAATAACTTGATGCCATTTATTGCTCAAGTCGCGATAGGGCGTCGAGAGTATCTGTCGGTATTCGGTCACGATTATCCGACACCCGACGGCACGGGCGTGCGCGACTACATTCACGTCATGGATTTAGCCGAAGGCCATATCGCCGCGCTCAAAACAGTTGGTGAACAGTCAGGATTACACATTTATAACCTCGGCACAGGTAAAGGATCGAGCGTGCTTGACATGGTGGAAGCCTTTAGTGCGGCGTGCGGTCAGCCGGTGCGTTATGAGTTGTGTCCCCGTCGTCCGGGGGATATTGCTGAATGTTGGGCAAGTACAGCAAAAGCAGAACGTGAACTGGGTTGGCAAGCAACCCGCAGCGTGGCAGAGATGACGGCCGATACTTGGCATTGGCAATCTAAGAACCCACAAGGTTATTCCCCAGCATGA